The DNA sequence ATCGAGTGACGCTTAATTTTACCGCCTCCATTCATGGGGAAGATATCCCCATGGACAGTTAAAGGTTGTCCATGAAATACTTATAAATTTTGGTGGCCACGACCGGGTCAGTGATGGACATTATATGGGTGGGAGGCCCCACCATACCCTCGCAGACTATCCAGAGTACCCAGGTCAGTGATGGACATTATATAGGTGGGTATAGGTGGGAGGCGTACCGCCGTCACAGGTGATTAGAGGTGGCCGCCAGCACGGATTATCATATCAGTTAAGGCATCTAAACCATAACACCTTATTAAATCAGTTCACCAAAGTAATTATCACAGTCAAGTCAATTAAGGTGATCAAGATGATAAGTGTGGGTATTATCGGAGCCAGTGGATACACTGGAGGTGAACTGCTGCGACTCCTCGAGAACCACAGGGAGGTGGAGGTGGTCTCAGCCACATCGAGGCAGTACAGTGGTGTTCCCGTGTCGAGGGTGCATCCACACCTCCAGGACACTGACCTGAAGTTTGAAGACGTCGGTGCCGGTGAAATAGACGCGGACCTTGTCTTCACAGCCACCCCCCACGGGGCCTCAATGAAGATCGTCCCCCAGCTTATAGAGAGGGGTATAAGGGTGGTGGACCTCAGCGGTGACTACCGCTTTGATGACACTGAAACCTATGAGGAATGGTATGGAATCAAACACGAAAGCCCCCTCGAAGCGGTTTATGGTCTTCCTGAGATACACAGGGAGGAAATAGCCTCCGCAGATCTTGTGGCAAATCCTGGCTGTTTCCCGACGGGTGCAATACTTGCATGTCTCCCCCTGGTATATGAGAAGATTGCAGATACATTCATAATCGATTCGAAGACAGGGGTGAGTGGTGCGGGTGTTAAGCCAACAGCCCTGACCCATTACCCTCACTGCAGTGATAATGTAATTCCCTACAATGTAACAGGCCACAGGCATACACCGGAGATAAGGCAGGAACTCTCAAGGCTGAATCCTGTGAGGCTCAGCTTCACACCACACCTCGTCCCGGTGACAAGGGGCATCCTTACAACAGCCCACACCTTCCTCCTTGAGGACCTGGAGCAGGGCGAAATCGCAGACATATTCATGGGATTCTATGATGGAGAACCCTTTGTAAGGGTTGTTGAGGGTATCCCTGGGCTCAGTGCAGTCAGGGGCTCCAACTTCTGCCAGATCGGATGCTTTGAGGTTGATGATAATCAGAGGGCTGTTATAGTATCAGCCATAGACAACCTTGTGAAGGGCGCATCCGGTCAGGCCATCCAGAACATGAACATAATGTTCGGGTTCAGGGAGGTCGAGGGTCTTGATTTCCCCGGGATGTACCCATAGCACAGGACCGTTATTAAATGGGCAGAAATATATATGATGCCATCAAATCTCATCCCTAGGTGAATAAGCTGAGTGATATGATGAAAACGTGTGTAATTTATTATTCTCGCAGCGGGAACACTGCAATGGTTGCAAGGACCCTTGCAGAGGAACTGAATGCTGATCTTATTGAGATCAGGGACCTTGATGATAGAAAAGGATTCATGAGCAGTTTCAGATCATCCATAGATGCCCTTCGAGAGTCAAAGACACCAATCAAGCCCGAAAAGGTCGACCTTTCAGGTTACGACCTTGTATACCTTGGAACACCCACCTGGGCAGGTAAACCCGCCCCCGCAATAATAACACTCATAGACAGGGTGGATTTCCTTGGAAAGGACGTGATACTTTTCACCACCATGAGCCGGCAGGGAGGTGAGGGTGCGATAGAGCGAATGGCAGAGAAGATAGGAGCACGGGGAGGAAGGATCATAAATTTCTTCATCCAGAAAACCGCGGGCAAAGAACTCATCCAGGTGAGGGAGGATACCCTCAGAACAATCAATGAGAAGGACCTGAAGATATACGAAGCCAGGTGATCTATTTGACAGATGGGAGAAACTTTAAAGGTGATCGTCTTGATTGACCGCATTTTAAAGTCATACAGGCCACTCATAGCCATACCAGCAGCCATAACTGTAATTGCGCTACTTCTCGTTGTCTTCAATGGACTCAACGAGAGTCGTGGACCTTAAGGGTGGAGCCCTTGCAGAGCTGACCCTCGAGAAGAGCGTTACCCAGGCCGAACTGGAATCGCTCCTCAGGGAGAAACTGGGCACAGGAGACATTAAGGTCCTCTCCATAAGAGGGGAAAGGGTGACGGTACAGTTCGGTACAGACATGGATGTTGTGAAGGTGAGTGAAGCCCTCAGGGGCACCGCAACCATCAACAGTTACAAGGCAGTCGGTCCCGTTCTGAGCAAACAGGCCATGAACCAGATCTACTGGGCCATTGGCTTCGCATTCCTCTTCATGTCGGTGACGGTTTTCATAATATTCAGGGACCCGGTCCCCTCACTGGCAGTTATACTCGCAGCAGCATCTGATATCATAATAGCCGTGGGTGGGATGTCACTCTTTGGCATACCCCTCTCACTGGCATCTGTCGGTGCGATACTGATGCTCATAGGTTACAGCGTGGACACAGACATACTCCTTACCACAAGGGTCCTTAAACGCAGGAAGGGGACCATAAACGAGAGGGCCCTGGGGGCCATGAAGACGGGTGTTACAATGTCCATAGCTGCAATCGCATCAATGGCAGCACTCTACCTTGTGACGGTGTTTGTGATGCCCGAGGCCAGGGTGCTGAGTGATATAGCAGCAGTCCTGATAATTGGGCTCCTGGCGGATATCCTGACCACATGGCTCATGAACCTTGGAATTCTGAGATGGTACCTGGAGGTTAGATCATGAACAGGAAGGTATCAAAGTTTCTTAAGGATTACAGGGTGATACTCCTCATAGTCCTCGTGGCGGCGAGTATCACTGCAATATCAACCATGGGTATTCAGCAGGGACTTGACCTTCAGGGAGGGTCACTCATACAGATACAGCTCGAGAGGCCGGTTGATGCCGCCACCATGAACACCGTAACCAGTGTACTTGATAAGAGGCTCAACATATTCGGTGTGAAGGATGTGAAGGTGCGTGCAAGCGGAGACCAGAACGTTATAGTTGAAATTGCTGGCGTCCAGCCGGACCAGGTCGCAGATATAGTTGGTAAACCCGGTAAGTTTGAGGCAAAGATAGGTAACGAGACCGTTCTCACAGGCACAGATATTGTGAGCGTCCAGCCCCCCATAATAACCGGGAATGAATGGGAGGTCCCATTCAGACTCTCAACAGATGGCGCCAGGAAGTTCGCAGAGGCAGCCAGGGGCAAGGCAGGAGAACCCGTTAAGATGTACCTGGACGACCGCCTCATAACAGCCCCTGAAATATCAGCCGAGGTTGCCACTGGAAAACCGGTCACAGATGTCAGGATAACAGGGGCAGAGAACAGCAAGGCAGAGGCCGAGGTCCAGGCGAAGGAGATAGAGACCCTCCTCAAATCAGGTTCGCTGCCGGTTAAGGTTAAGATAGTCGGTGTGAGCAGCGTATCCCCTGAACTCGGAAAACAGTTCGCAGAGGGTGCAGTGATCGCCGGGCTTCTCGCGGTTCTGGCAATAGCGGTGATACTCATAGTGAGGTACCGCAGCCCAATCCTCGTCCTGCCAATATTTTTCACAACCCTCGCAGAGCTCCTGCTTATACTGGGAGCGGCTGCTGTTATCCGGTGGAACATCGACCTTGCAGCCATAGCAGGTATACTGGCAGCGATAGGTACCGGGGTGGACGACCAGATAATCATAACAGACGAGGTCCTCTCGGGTGAGGGCCGCAGAACAAGGAGGAAGTTCAGGATAAAGGACGCCTTCTTCATAATATTCGCATCAGCAGGTACCCTCATAGCTGCAATGCTTCCACTGGCATACATAGGCTTTTCAAGGGGTGCCACAGGTATAGGTCTCCTTGCTGGCTTTGCATTCACAACGGTCCTCGGAGTCATCATAGGAGTCTTCATCACAAGACCAGTGTATGCAAGATTCATTGAAACCTTCAACGTTGCTGGAAGAAAATAGGAGGGTCCTCACCAGTGAAGGGGAATAGGGGATGTCCCTTCCCCATTCAACGTCAGATAATAAGAGGGATGGATATGAAGAAACCCTTTGAACTGAGGGTCAAACCAATAAAGAACGGAACAGTTATCGATCATATAACCGCAAACAGATCTCTGAATGTCCTCAACATCCTTGGGCTCCCTGATGGGCGCAGCAAGGTGACCGTTGCCATGAATATGGATTCCTCCCAGCTTGGATCCAAGGACATAGTTAAAATAGAGAACAGGGAACTCAAACCCTCGGAGGTTGACCAGATAGCCCTCATAGCCCCCAGAGCTACAATAAACATTGTGAGGGATTATAAGATTGTTGAGAAGGCCAAGGTGAGGCTCATGGATGAGGTGAGGGGCATCCTCAGATGTCCCAACCCCAACTGCATCACAAACAGTGACGAGGGTGTTGAGAACCGTTTCTATGTCATCTCAGAGGAACCCGTTCTCCTACGCTGCTACTACTGTGAGCGCCTCATTGAGGCTGATGAGATAGAGTCACAGTTCTAGGAGTGATACCATGAAATTTGAATACCCTGAAAGCCAGATCACCCAGAGCCAGTCACAGTTCCAGGAGTGATACCATGAGATTGAAGTTAGCTGTCATTCTGATGGCATTCCTCCTTTTAGTTTCGCCTGCATCTGCAGCACTTTTTGTAACGAACCCCTCCCATGCTGTCATAACTGCACCTGCAGCGGCCCATACAGATGGCAGGTTGATAATCAGCAGTTACACGCCTGAGAAGTCTGTGGTGAAGTATCTCAGGGGCCAGAACCCGGTGGTTGTCGGCGATATAAGGTTAAACGGGACCAGGATCCCTGCAAGGACATCTTCACTTGCACGTTACTGGACCCGGAGTGACGTGGTTGTTCTGGGGACAGGGTCAGACATTTCAGCAGCATATCTTGCAATAAAAAACGATGCTCCCCTGCTTATAGCCGGTAAAACATTACCAGCAGCCACCAGGACAGAAATAAAACGTTTAAAGCCCAGGAGCATAATCATATGCGCATCTCCGTCAGCCATACCGTCCTCATCCCTGAGGGGTCTTGGAATACCCTGCAGGCGGGTCTGGTATGGAAGTGATGCTGCAACCCTCAGCGCAGTCCGGCCAGCATCTTCACGGAAGGTATCAGCGCCAGGGAAGCTTCTGCCGGTTGCCATGGTAATCTGGAAGACCAGGGCATCCTACAGTATTTCAACAGGAGTGAAGGTCAACGGCACATCCCTCTGGTCTTCAGGGTACCCCACAACCTCGATTATAATGAACCGTTACGCATCAGGCAACCCAGAAACCATATACATAAGCTCTGACAGGCTCAGTGGTGTGAATGGCAGGAGCCTGATGGAGTCCATAAGGGCCGAGATAAGTGGTTCAGCCAGGGTCATAATTGATGAGAAGTCACCCGCCCCTGGAGAGGCTGACCGGGCGATTAAGAACGCCCCGAATGGTTCGCTGGCTGTTTACATAGCTGCAGCATGTCCCGGCACAATGTACGGTACTGTATCAGGCGTGAAGAAAGGGTACCTGAGATCCTATGCCAGTGGACTTGATGGTATCGTCTATGTGAACTATGGAAGTCTCAACCTTGCCTCGACTGGATACCTGCCGAGGGCCTGGGACGATAACTTCTCCAGCGCATACTTCGCAGGGATAAATGAACCTGCAAGATTCCTGAGGGATGCAGGTATACTTCTCATAGAACCCAAGAACTTCAGCCGTGATGAACAGATACACCTCACAGCCATGAAGCTGATTGACTATGCCTACTCTGCAGATGGAGATCACCTGGGGGATATGGATACCTCCAGATACGTTGCAAGGCATGAGATTGACCCCACAACGCTATCCACAGACGCCAGGAGAATAGTCAGGGGAGAGGCCACGTTAATGCCCCGGCAGGAATGGGTATACCTTGCATCACAGTACATTGCAGGGCTTCCCATAAGGAAGAACACCACAGGGATATCAGATGCCTCATCATCCATTAACACCTACACCGGGACACTGTCAAGGACAGAGTACCGTGACGTTGCACGGAGGGTCTATGAGTTCACCAGGCGTAATGGCAGGCTCCCATCATATGTGCAGGTGGGTGCTGATAAGATCGGCAGGGATGAATACACAGCCATGTTTGCACAGATAATCCAGAACCACACCGAAAGGAGCAAGATGGTGTTCCCATCATCTGTGAAGGTCGGTGAGAGCCTGATTGACAGTGTGGTGGAGTTCATAAAGGACCTCATCACCTGAAACTTTCATTTTTTCAAAAAAACCGTTAAAAAAGATAAAAATGAACCCTTCATTTTTCAGAAAAAAAGCCTGAGGGGATAAAATAGTAAGATAAAATAGAGACTCCTCTTAAAGATCAGATGACCCCATTGTACTTGAGGAAGCCTATCATTTGAGTATAGGATTTTGTGACACTTCCAGATGCCACTGAGCCATGGGGAGATCTGACCTCAGCGGTCACTGCAGGGATACCTGCAAGGTTGCATACATCCTCAAGGGCTCCCGGATAATCCTTACCTGCAACCTGAGCCGGTATGAAGGCTGACCCGCTGTAACGGCTCATCTGGTATGCCATGCGGTAGCTTTCATAGGTGGGGATCCTTGTACAGAGGATGGATGTTTTCCCCGGGACTCCCCCAGGCCTTGTTGAATGGAAGTCACCGACTGCATCCACGTCCCTTGAAAGTGCAATCTGGAGTATCCTGTTTGTGGGTGTCCCCCTGATATTCGCTATGCTGTTGGGGTTCTTACCCTTCCAGTATCTGTAAGTTTTCGCGGTGGATGATGGTATGAGGAAGGGTACAACGTAGACAGTGCCTCTGATATTCCTGCCAGATAAGTAGTTTATGAGTTTCACAGCGGCTATGGACGCTGGAAGTTCATTTCCATGGACACCCGCCACTATTATAACTTTCTTCCCCCCTCCATTGCCAAATGTGAACATGGGTGTTCCCTTTCTGGCTGCCTGGAACAC is a window from the Methanothermobacter thermautotrophicus str. Delta H genome containing:
- the argC gene encoding N-acetyl-gamma-glutamyl-phosphate reductase; the encoded protein is MISVGIIGASGYTGGELLRLLENHREVEVVSATSRQYSGVPVSRVHPHLQDTDLKFEDVGAGEIDADLVFTATPHGASMKIVPQLIERGIRVVDLSGDYRFDDTETYEEWYGIKHESPLEAVYGLPEIHREEIASADLVANPGCFPTGAILACLPLVYEKIADTFIIDSKTGVSGAGVKPTALTHYPHCSDNVIPYNVTGHRHTPEIRQELSRLNPVRLSFTPHLVPVTRGILTTAHTFLLEDLEQGEIADIFMGFYDGEPFVRVVEGIPGLSAVRGSNFCQIGCFEVDDNQRAVIVSAIDNLVKGASGQAIQNMNIMFGFREVEGLDFPGMYP
- a CDS encoding flavodoxin family protein, which gives rise to MKTCVIYYSRSGNTAMVARTLAEELNADLIEIRDLDDRKGFMSSFRSSIDALRESKTPIKPEKVDLSGYDLVYLGTPTWAGKPAPAIITLIDRVDFLGKDVILFTTMSRQGGEGAIERMAEKIGARGGRIINFFIQKTAGKELIQVREDTLRTINEKDLKIYEAR
- a CDS encoding protein translocase subunit SecF (forms a complex with SecD and YajC; SecDFyajC stimulates the proton motive force-driven protein translocation; seems to modulate the cycling of SecA by stabilizing its membrane-inserted state and appears to be required for the release of mature proteins from the extracytoplasmic side of the membrane; in some organisms, such as Bacillus subtilis, SecD is fused to SecF), with translation MDSTRVVDLKGGALAELTLEKSVTQAELESLLREKLGTGDIKVLSIRGERVTVQFGTDMDVVKVSEALRGTATINSYKAVGPVLSKQAMNQIYWAIGFAFLFMSVTVFIIFRDPVPSLAVILAAASDIIIAVGGMSLFGIPLSLASVGAILMLIGYSVDTDILLTTRVLKRRKGTINERALGAMKTGVTMSIAAIASMAALYLVTVFVMPEARVLSDIAAVLIIGLLADILTTWLMNLGILRWYLEVRS
- a CDS encoding preprotein translocase subunit SecD translates to MNRKVSKFLKDYRVILLIVLVAASITAISTMGIQQGLDLQGGSLIQIQLERPVDAATMNTVTSVLDKRLNIFGVKDVKVRASGDQNVIVEIAGVQPDQVADIVGKPGKFEAKIGNETVLTGTDIVSVQPPIITGNEWEVPFRLSTDGARKFAEAARGKAGEPVKMYLDDRLITAPEISAEVATGKPVTDVRITGAENSKAEAEVQAKEIETLLKSGSLPVKVKIVGVSSVSPELGKQFAEGAVIAGLLAVLAIAVILIVRYRSPILVLPIFFTTLAELLLILGAAAVIRWNIDLAAIAGILAAIGTGVDDQIIITDEVLSGEGRRTRRKFRIKDAFFIIFASAGTLIAAMLPLAYIGFSRGATGIGLLAGFAFTTVLGVIIGVFITRPVYARFIETFNVAGRK
- the pyrI gene encoding aspartate carbamoyltransferase regulatory subunit, with product MDMKKPFELRVKPIKNGTVIDHITANRSLNVLNILGLPDGRSKVTVAMNMDSSQLGSKDIVKIENRELKPSEVDQIALIAPRATINIVRDYKIVEKAKVRLMDEVRGILRCPNPNCITNSDEGVENRFYVISEEPVLLRCYYCERLIEADEIESQF
- a CDS encoding pseudomurein-binding repeat-containing protein; this encodes MRLKLAVILMAFLLLVSPASAALFVTNPSHAVITAPAAAHTDGRLIISSYTPEKSVVKYLRGQNPVVVGDIRLNGTRIPARTSSLARYWTRSDVVVLGTGSDISAAYLAIKNDAPLLIAGKTLPAATRTEIKRLKPRSIIICASPSAIPSSSLRGLGIPCRRVWYGSDAATLSAVRPASSRKVSAPGKLLPVAMVIWKTRASYSISTGVKVNGTSLWSSGYPTTSIIMNRYASGNPETIYISSDRLSGVNGRSLMESIRAEISGSARVIIDEKSPAPGEADRAIKNAPNGSLAVYIAAACPGTMYGTVSGVKKGYLRSYASGLDGIVYVNYGSLNLASTGYLPRAWDDNFSSAYFAGINEPARFLRDAGILLIEPKNFSRDEQIHLTAMKLIDYAYSADGDHLGDMDTSRYVARHEIDPTTLSTDARRIVRGEATLMPRQEWVYLASQYIAGLPIRKNTTGISDASSSINTYTGTLSRTEYRDVARRVYEFTRRNGRLPSYVQVGADKIGRDEYTAMFAQIIQNHTERSKMVFPSSVKVGESLIDSVVEFIKDLIT
- a CDS encoding succinylglutamate desuccinylase/aspartoacylase family protein — protein: MKNSWLKIMTLLFSAVLLFSTLQVASAIKTEIIYTGTGGDVSKNYYIKKYTPRTQVTSEVFQAARKGTPMFTFGNGGGKKVIIVAGVHGNELPASIAAVKLINYLSGRNIRGTVYVVPFLIPSSTAKTYRYWKGKNPNSIANIRGTPTNRILQIALSRDVDAVGDFHSTRPGGVPGKTSILCTRIPTYESYRMAYQMSRYSGSAFIPAQVAGKDYPGALEDVCNLAGIPAVTAEVRSPHGSVASGSVTKSYTQMIGFLKYNGVI